From the Musa acuminata AAA Group cultivar baxijiao chromosome BXJ3-7, Cavendish_Baxijiao_AAA, whole genome shotgun sequence genome, one window contains:
- the LOC135642740 gene encoding gallate 1-beta-glucosyltransferase 84A24-like produces the protein MPLLRATGPPALADLIRRHVDAGRPVSCVVNNPFLPWVLDVAADLGIPSGVLWVQSCAVFTTYYCYYHSLVKFPTEDNPNVTVNLPGLPPLKAQELPSFLLPSSPYKVLAKVILEQFANISKASWVLANSFEELEHEAIDAISHRLPLIPVGPLVEPDHKSQSSNIRSDIFKAGDCMEWLETQAPLSVVYVSVGSVVVLSKEEMEELAWGLKDCGRPFLWVVRSDAQALLPEGFIEAAAEPGLVVAWSPQDRVLAHPAITCFVTHCGWNSTLEALTAGVPVVTYPQWGDQVPGSKFLVEVYGVGVRLRAPAAREEVERCVDAVTRGEGAEAIRGRAAEWREAATKAVAEGGSSDRHIQAFVDEIRKRAPGGGHVDSYGTI, from the coding sequence ATGCCCCTCCTCCGAGCGACCGGCCCGCCGGCCCTCGCTGACCTCATCCGCCGCCATGTGGACGCCGGTCGCCCGGTGTCCTGCGTCGTGAACAACCCCTTCTTGCCATGGGTGCTCGACGTGGCCGCCGACTTGGGCATCCCCAGCGGCGTCCTCTGGGTTCAGTCCTGCGCCGTCTTCACCACCTACTACTGCTACTACCACTCCCTGGTCAAGTTCCCCACCGAGGACAACCCCAACGTCACGGTGAATCTGCCGGGCTTACCTCCCCTGAAGGCGCAGGAGCTCCCTAGCTTCCTCCTCCCGTCCTCCCCATACAAGGTGCTGGCGAAGGTGATCCTGGAGCAGTTCGCCAACATCTCAAAGGCGTCGTGGGTGTTAGCCAACTCCTTCGAGGAGCTCGAGCACGAGGCCATCGACGCCATCTCCCACCGGCTACCCCTCATACCCGTGGGGCCTCTCGTGGAGCCGGACCACAAGTCGCAGTCCTCCAACATCCGGAGCGACATCTTCAAGGCAGGCGACTGCATGGAGTGGCTGGAGACGCAGGCGCCGCTCTCCGTCGTGTACGTGTCGGTGGGTAGCGTGGTCGTGCTGAGcaaggaggagatggaggagCTGGCCTGGGGGCTCAAGGACTGCGGCCGGCCCTTCCTATGGGTGGTGCGCAGCGACGCGCAGGCGCTGCTCCCGGAGGGCTTCATCGAGGCGGCCGCCGAACCGGGGCTGGTGGTGGCGTGGAGCCCGCAGGATCGCGTGCTCGCCCACCCGGCCATCACATGCTTCGTGACACACTGCGGCTGGAACTCCACGCTCGAGGCGCTGACGGCCGGCGTGCCGGTGGTGACGTACCCACAGTGGGGGGACCAGGTGCCGGGCTCGAAGTTCCTGGTGGAGGTGTACGGCGTCGGGGTGCGGCTGCGTGCTCCGGCGGCGCGGGAGGAGGTGGAGCGTTGCGTGGACGCGGTGACGCGGGGTGAGGGGGCGGAGGCGATCAGGGGGAGGGCGGCGGAGTGGAGGGAGGCGGCGACCAAGGCGGTGGCGGAGGGCGGCTCGTCGGATCGCCACATCCAAGCCTTTGTGGACGAGATCCGGAAGAGAGCCCCCGGTGGCGGCCATGTCGACAGCTATGGCACGATTTGA